ttcccatgaaaGTGGTGTTAAAAACTTTCCTGatatggtttattaacaatgacaaaacttaggtataatACTTTAGGTGCtgttctttaaaattttcacttaaGATTTaaccatgtggctacttaactaaaaaataaacttcCATCTCATTAAGAAAAATCTACATGACAGAATATTAAGAGGAGAACTTAAGGAACATTACCGAAGTACTATACATAAGTCTTGCCCTATTAATTATTACCCTAAATGCACTATTAACTCTAGgacaattgttaaaaaatcataatagaaagattttgacattatttttatgaaaagtataaaaaattgtcaataaaattaattgtcttattacttccaataaagtgctttttttttttgagagtcaATAAAGTGTTTCTTACAATAATTCGTAACCCGTAATTCCAGCATCTTCATCGACTGGGGTGATTTATGTTGGGCATATGGGGAAGTATATATGGAGAACAGGGATGTTTTCGTCAACACGGAATTACAACGGCTATCTCAGGAATATAGTCGTTGCAACtttcaaaaaaagataaatcacctAAATCAGGCAAAAGAGCATCGCGAAGAACAAACCTCAATCATCATCCTCTCATAATCCTCAATCAAAACTCTCATAATCCTCATAAGCGCTCAAATATTCACAACAACAggctcttcttcttcaactctttcttcatattttgtttctttaatctAACTCTTTGTCTTGCAGGCTTTGATTCTTCCTCAATCAAAACTCTCATAATCCTCACAAGCGCTCAAATATTCAGAACAACAGGCTCTTCTTCCTCAACTCTTTCttcatattttgtttctttaatctAACTCTTTGTCTTGCAGGCTTTGATTCTTCTTTTTCGtttcagcattttttttagggtgttgTACTTTCTCACTGTTTCTTtattctatttctctctctatatattttttgttgttggttgtGTTAGAGTTACGGATGTAGGGTCTGTGAATTCTTCTcccaattcttcttcttctacaagTAGATACTTGAAGTCGCAGTCTCGGTCCCCTCTTCAGGAACAATTTCTTCAGAGGAAGAAGTCCAGAGAAAAcgtaatttaatatatttttacttttagttttgtttACATCTCTGTTATTGCTTCAGTGTTTTTACCCATTTGTTTCCATTGCCCTTTTTTGGTGCCTTCTTGCtttaaatttcatttcttcACATGGGTTTTCTACAATTTGATCTTGTGAAATAAGGTTTCTTCGAATAGAGAATTCCAATTTTTGCCCCAAGTttcaattttaatgaaattctttattggtttatttatttatttatttttatttgtttattttttacaaaaagcaGGCATTCAATTTCGAActgttcttttctttctttcttaatttttcaaataaggTATCTCTGATTGATTGGCttaaaaaccctttttttgGGGAGTGTCTGAAATCTTAAACCGATGTCAGTTCTTCTACGTTGATCTTTTGAAACATGGAATGTCTTCTGCTATGGTATTCTGATGTAGTCTTTGTTCCTCACAAGCAGTTGGATAGGTTTATTCCAAACCGATCAGCAATGGATTTCGATTACGCGCACTATATGCTGACAGAAGGGAGGAAAGACAAAGAGATTCCACCTGCAAGCTCGCCCTCCAGAGAGGCCTACAGGAAGCATTTGGCAGAGACCTTCAACATGAACAGGACTAGAATTCTTGCTTTCAAGGACAAACCCCCTGCTTCAGTCGAGTTGTTCCCGCCCCATTTCTTCTCTTCTGCGCTCCAAAATAAGACTGCCAAGCCCCGACGACACATTCCTCAGGTGGGGATCTCTATGATTATTCTAGTCTTGTATTGATTCCTTTGTGGTATAAAAGTGTATGGACTTGGTTATATTTAGAGGATGACGCCATCTTCTTGGTTGGAAAATGTTAGGATATAAGTCATTTAATTTAACAATTTCACATGATAGATTAACATCCATAAGGCTTTGATTCTAGTCTTGCATTGATTCTTTTGTGGTATAAAAGTCTATggacttttttatatttagggGATGAGACATCTTGATTGGAAAATGTTAGGATATAAGTcatcttaatttaatttagtaCACACATTTTGTATGCTTATATAGTTTATAGTTGGTGTCTATGATTCTAGTCTTGCGTTTAATTCTTTTGTGGTACAAACATTTTCTGGACTGGTTATATTTAGAGGACGAGATCGAGACATTTACATGATAACATGAACATCCAAAAATGCAATTTCATCATAGACAAATGagttcattttttttgggttcattaTGTTGCCATATCAATTCTGTGATATGAGTGAACATAAAGAATTTTTGAAAAGGCGGTTCCgtttataattttattctcAAATATTTGCCTTACGAGTATAGATAACTATGTTGTATTCTAATTTGTTTGGTTTCCTTTTGTTTGATTATGCAGACTTCTGAGAGAACATTAGATGCCCCTGACATAGTGGATGATTACTATCTCAATTTACTGGATTGGGGGAGCAGCAATGTTCTTGCAATTGCTCTTGGAAATACAGTTTATCTCTGGGATGCTTCAAATGGCTCTACTTCAGAACTTGTCACTATTGATGATGAAGATGGCCCTGTCACAAGTGTTAACTGGGCTCCTGATGGCCAGCACATTGCCATTGGCTTGAACAATTCTGAAGTACAGTTGTGGGATTCAACAGCTAATCGGCAGGTTCCTTGATTCTTCATCTAtcctctttaattttttattctattttataaatttttgctAACGCTTTTTGGCTTCCGTAAATGTTCTTTCTGCAGCTAAGAACTTTGAGAGGTGGCCACAGATTGAGAGTTGGATCACTGGCATGGAACAATCACATCCTTACCACTGGAGGAATGGATGGTCTGATCATTAACAATGATGTAAGAGTTAGATCACATATTGTCGAAACCTATAGAGGACACGAGCAAGAGGTTTGCGGGCTTAAATGGTCACCCTCAGGCCGGCAATTGGCAAGTGGAGGCAATGATAATCGCCTATTCATAAGGGACAGATCAATGGCATCTTCAAATGCAGCGACGCAGTGGCTGCACAGACTTGAAGAGCACACATCTGCAGTGAAAGCTCTTGCTTGGTGTCCTTTCCAGAGCAATTTGCTAGCCTCTGGTGGAGGTGGAGATGATAGGAGCATAAAGTTTTGGAATACTCATACCGGTGCATGCTTGAATTCTGTGGACACTGGCTCTCAGGTGTGTGCTTTATTGTGGAACAAGAATGAGAGAGAGCTGCTTAGCTCTCACGGGTTTTCTCAGAACCAGCTTACTCTTTGGAAATACCCATCAATGGTGAAGACGGCAGAGCTCACTGGTCATGCTTCTAGAGTTCTTTTCATGGCTCAGGTATTATATGAACTCAAcatgaaactttttttaatcACCCTGAAATTATAAACCTTTTGCAGAGCCCAGATGGTTGCACAGTGGCAACAGCAGCAGCAGATGAAACACTTAAATTCTGGAATGTCTTTGGGGCCCCGCAAGTGGCAAAACCTGCTCCAAAAGCAAATCCTGAGCCCTTTTCCCATGTAACTCGTATCAGATAGATGTAAAAGCTCCAGATATCAAAATTGTCTCTGCAAAGTGCGCAAACTCTAATTTGATATTCCCTGTGTGCAAAGCTGATAATGGAGGGAGCAGCTGCAGCAGAGAGAATTGCAAGGCAAGAGAATTGCAATTCTGGAATCGATAGCTATGTAACGTCTCTCTGCAAACTCTGATTGGATATACGCCATGTGCATACGTCAGTTATTATGGATGATAAGGGGGGAGTAGCTGCAGCCAAGAGAATTGCTGCAAGGCCAGCCGAGTGGTGGGTTAAGGTGCAAAGCAGTGCACTTAAAGTTCACTCTAGTAGACTTATGATATGAATGATAAATATGCTTGTAACTAGTAAGCACACAGCAGTGTGCTTTGAGTCTCTATAAACTGCCTTTATAATAAGTAGGGGCAGTTTGGTAGTGGTGTTTAAGTATTTGTGTTTAAAATAACACgaaaattatgatttaaaaGGTGCTGTGAAAATGTGTTTAAATTACTCATACAATGCAAAAAATGTATTTGGTAAcatatttcaaataattgtGTGTTTGGCATGTgaatgtgtttttaattttttttttttttatatatatttttaaagtgaTGACCTTATAGTAAAGGTATACCatttaaggagagagaaaaagaaagagaaaaaaagaaaggagatgGACATAATGCGTGAAAGAGGTGGAATCGTGGAAGAATTGTAACTCAAATACTCTTAACATGATATCCTTTACCAAATTAAATTTCCAAGGTATTCTATTACCATCAAAGCCAGTAAGACTCGTAGAAACtatatcaatttaaaatttggagTATTTTGTCGCTTTAagcaatatttttatttcagaCTAATAAAATAAAGCTTGTAGGCAGGCCTCTCTTCTTCTCATATAAAATAAAGGATAAGGTTCTCAATTAAACTCCAACACAACtacattgaatttaatttttcttgagaaatttttttttttttgaagattaaattttctttagacaagtttagattttttttattaaaaaaattaacatcatTTGCCATgagaatagtaaaataaaagagaatttCTCTTAGTATGAGTTGCCACTTTATAATTCAGTTTATTACTTGTTTTTCTTACTATTTGCAGGTTCTATGTAAGtcacttatttattttatttagtttttactaTCTATTGGTCTCACCTAAGTTatctacttattttatttaacttttaccttATATCTACAGTATTTGCCGCAAAAACTTTTAAGCAAAAGCAAGCCAAATCTTTGCTTTTTAGCTTtattgtacaactttttcaaatccttttttttttttttaaatgttcaaAGTACAAGTATACTATAGcctatttttagcaaaaactttTTAGTAAAAAGCTAAATAACACTTTCAGGTTTCAATTTCAGCATTGCTTAGAGACTCGTTTTGTGTGTATTATAACTTGCTCCACTATCCCTTAAAAGTTACAGTGGTTTTTAAATGGAGTTGTGGTGTGCTTTTGTGTTAGAacccattttctctctcccttttgtgtgtgtgtgtgtgtgtgtttgtttgtttgtttctcaaaagaagaagaagaaaagaatggaTAATTGTCTCACATTACTTAAAAAGAGTATCTTGTGTGTAGTATAAGTTATCTCACCcttccttaaaagttaccatgactttttagtggagttgtggtgtgcctttgtgttagaaACCTTTTCCCTcttccttgtgtgtgtgtttgtttctcaaaaaataatagaaaatgtttcaattttagcaaaaaaaaaaaccaaaagttaATAACATGTTCCCAAACATACACTAATAAATCTTCCTTTGTAAAACAAGTTCGTTTAACAAGTAATGGGCCTAAGCAGAGACTGTCAAGCTCATAATTATCCAATAGTAAAGCGTAACTCAGGTTTGTTACATTTCTGACATGGATAGAAGAATGAAATCttttgagattttgaatttggtttgatCTCTCCTTCCGAAAATTTTAAACCTCATCACATTGCAGTTTGATCACCTTCCACAAGTTTCCGGGTTTATCGCACCTTTTAGAGCCTCAGTAAACCTTGGTTGTCATAAAGCTATATTTGCCATCCATTATACTCAAGACCGTGATATTGGGATAATTTGTTCTGGATACAAGGAAGACAAAATATTAGTATCAAGGTGTCAGCTATAAGAAATTTTATAGCTCaagtgctaaaaaaaaaggggagaaaatCATGGATTTGATGGAAAGGATGAAGAAGCAGTAGAATGGTTAAGTacgtaacaaaaaaaaaatatatatatatatatatatttatatatcaaatCAATCTAGAAATGGGGTAATATGTATCTAGtctattcataaaaaaaatatgtatctAGTCTAGTAAACAATTTTAGAATTAGAAGTTTTATACTGTAAAGGTGAGATGAAGCATAACAAAATgacaatataaaatttataggaATGTGATGTAGCTTTTGCAGTACCAAAAAACAAGAAAGTAGATGTATTGGTAGCTTAGTAcgatttgaacaaaaaaacCTATGCCAACCCATCCTTCTATCTATTAGACTAGTTCTGTTTATGACTTGTTCGTGTCTCTTGCACTTTGTCTAGAGGGAAAAAAGATAACCAAAAAAACCAGGTCCCCTACAATTCAACCTTTTCCTTTGTTAActttgagaaacaaatacacacacaagaaatgaaaaaaaaaaagacccagttgataaataaatacataGATGAATAATTTAGTACCTCTTAAGATCTGAAGTTATTTTTGCTAAGCTTCAAATAAGCTCAAGACtctattaagaaaaataaattaaggagtTGAATGCTAAGTGAGAATGTGAGCTTATTGAGTATCGGTGgaatcttaaaaaaatgtgGAGGTGGAAGGCTTGGAAGGATGAGAATTTTAAGTTATAGTTGGAAGGTTGAAAATTGAAGAAGTAAAGCCAATGGCCTAATGTCAGGGATTTTCAACTTTCAATAGCAAGGACTAAGAATAAATGAGtgaaaattgcaattttttaatattttaatctcAATAACTAATGTAGTTccacccaaaattttttttttttgaagacttGATCACACGATTCAGACTCACTATCATGTATGGTGAGGCTCGTGAGGGAATGGGGtattaacacaaaaacacatTACAGACTACACTCAAAGGtcataagtaaaaaaaaaaaaaaaattcacaaattcCAAAGTAACAAGTTATTATTGATAAGTTGAAAAAGCAATGTTAATGGTAAACTACAATAAGAACCATTGAAAACTTGTAACTTAATTGTTGAGAAAAAGGTTGATTTTGTGACTACGTAGCATTActcatataaaatttgttataaaattaaattgacacacaTTCTATGACAaaagaatcaaagaaagaaTTAATGAATTTCTAGGTGacatgcaaatatatatatataattttttttttttaatatttataaactGAGAAAGAGACAAGAGGTCTGATAGTAGGAACATACTAATCCCATTCAAGCTTCCGTCTCCAATTGTTGCACTAACTTGAAGAGCTATTGTATGCTTCAATGCTGAATGCCTTCTTAGTTTCAGCCTTGTTGCTGGAAAAGACAATTGCATACCAAAATGTCAATAATGGGCAATTATGTTCTTATCCGATAGATACAATCCAAGCTTTGACTTCCGAATAAGAGTTTAAGGCTGTGTTTGGCaatatgtaaaatgttttccgaatataaaatattttcagttgaaaaaattttatgtaaaggaaaacattttctaCTGTTTGACTATGTTGTGGAAATTACACCAGAAAATTATTTCTTATGTTTGCTCTTGGAtgtaaaaaatctattttcagCAAATGTAAGCCCAAGCCAAccaccagccaccaccaccaaggAAAAGCACAGTCCACCACCACCCATACAAaatccaccaaaacaccaccacccacaccaccacaacaacaacaaaattagagataaaagaaaatgaaaatcaaacacaaaaataagttGGGGGTTTGGTTTGGGTCAAAGAGAAAAAgtaagatgagagagagagagaagacacTAGATCGGTGACATGCAGTGTCTGATCTGGCCTTGGTTAGttagagggaaagagagagaaggcaGATTGGCGAGTGGCGGCGACGAGATCAAGAGTAGACGATCTGGCCCAGAGGGCAGCGACAACGAGATCAAGAGGAGATGATCTGACCCAGAGGGCGGTGGTGACGACATCGAGGGGAGGATGAGGTGAACTAGAGGGTGGTGGCGACGTGCATCAAGCAGCGGCGATGATTAGACCCagttcaatctctctctctctcttgcgcCTAGAAATGATTTGAAAGTAAAATAGAAGtgtaatttattttccactcaAGGTCCACATATTTTATGGTCAATGAATGAGATTTTCGATTTGATCGAATTTTCTGAGCATCCCAAACAGTAAGCacggtgtaaaatattttcccgATTTCCTTTATAGCTGAAACAAACGTAGCCTAAGCCACAAGAAAAACCTTTCCTAGCTGATTTAGTTAATGAAAAAGATCTTAGTTGTAGGATTTTAAGCCTATGCTAAGATTTGAGACCCTATCATGTGAGGGTAAagaatatgtttttatttattccctcaaagtattttataattttctagtAGAGAGGCCTAATTAGTTAATGATAAGGGTTCAAGACAGAAGATAAAACTCATTCATTGCGAGAATAATATGTTCTAAATTTgtaaatagatatattatttctcctacagaatttataaataaaaaaactaagaaaactaACGCATGGAGATGTTTAGGATTCAAATCTCCTtttccaactattgaattattaaaaaaaagaaagagagagagagagattgaaaatCATAAGCAAAGAATTTGTCATTCAATCTAGTATATTTTTTGGAAGTCATGTAAATGTCTTTTGGTAAATTATTGATCCGGTTTAAAAACCTCCTTATCTTCACAGAAACATTTTCCACTCTCATGAAATGGAGAATATAGAGTGGTGGACAAAGGGGGTTATTGGGTGGAAAACATGGGCACTTACAATGACtacaaaacaatatataacaTTGTCGACTATGTTTCAATCTGGACCCTAGAGGGATATTTATACATCAAGAAGTGGACAAATTGAACCTATGGCTTAGCAATTAAGGAAACAAATAATTACAATTTcaagatagatatatatatatatatttatatttatttatttattaataggcaaagcagagagaaaattcaattagatttcaaattggaatttaattagagtttaGTTTTGTGCTACGTGTCTTATCCAATgtaagtttttgaatttttgttccaagcgagttaattcaatgtaaaaataaagagtttaatataaataaaccataaaaaacctaatcatataTATACCATGACTACTATATACAATCAATTACTAACTAGGTAATCTATATCAATATATAATATCAAAGCGAAATGTTTGACTTTTGTTGACCACACCTTATTGTGCCACATGCAGGGGCAACTTGATGCATTTAGGGGCCCTTAGgcgaaaattgacttgagacttttcatatatttaaatatgacttattgttttttaaaaaattaatattacttaaattctattatcttgtcttagatgcaaaattattaattgaccATGtagaatctttttttctttagaaaatctatagacacaaaaaaagtgacaaaactTTTCATAGTTGTTGATGTAAGAGACATATTTTCATGTAactggcatatcctttgacaaaacgcactttgcttgtatttgggtaaatctaagtaggttcaagatgatcattacaagtggttacattgaagacatgaagattacacaagaaatgctcaagaaaagtgcaatttGCAAGTCTCGATAtctcctcgacagaagctcggtctgtcgagattcattaaaatTCGACACATGTCTCCATCTATCGAGCTCACGAGATTTAGACTATAGCCAGcaacatttttattctaaaagtttatttgtttatgggtttgtataatcttTATTGGattaggaaagcccaaggtttgtgtatacctatttggaataggagagcccattaagctcttttttcaacaaggaggtggaaaaagaaaaacctaaccctaaagagcttcataaggttctctttttaaaaccctagcctcctcctacagaaaaaatagttcttgctgcgtttcttgtacgcctttgggttctgtaaccaagTAAAGTCTCTCACACCAtcattgaagattttatttgtGTTTCTATATGAAGCtattgcaaatcaactacatcaatcaaagggttgctgtggagttagtcacgtattgggactCGTGCAaatgagttagtcacgtactgggattcgtgcattgaacggaaAGATTGCCACTACAatataagtccaattgggtattggggtaagggttcaactgtaagttggtatttcaggataggccaaagggtttggcaagatttcttatacttgtaaccgcttgttattgataatagtggattcttgggaatggtgaccttaaaatcacctggtggggtttttgccttggtggttttccccattcgtaaacaaatcactgtgtcaaatttaattttcactccaattagtttagttggtgatttgtttgtgctaccatgccaTTGTATCTAATATAACccaccactaaaattactttttttttttcaccaataacaaccagtaacaacctgacatttaggatttgttgtgacaaatgttgtggacgtagcatttttctctcttttttcttattttttatttgataaaaaaaagttattttatttattggctaatattttgGGCTTAATGAATaagtttataatataaaaaattatttatttggcCAAAATTTGGGGACCTTTTTCTACTTGGAGGCTTTAGGCGATTGCCTCACTTGCTTTCATACTAGAGCCGGCACTGGCCACATGACTACATAAATTATTACCACGTAAATTTATTAccacataaatttttaaaaacaccaAACAATAGTGCCTGTTCATTTTGTTGATTAGACTAACATTTTCGGTATATTTGTTTCAAACCCACTTTAAAACAAACACATGTAATATCCATCAGATagactagcctctgagcacgtgcTCACGtgtgtgctcagaggctcttatattttattttattttcggaaaaagttaataatttgcatctattataatttgagattattacattttccaatcacaaaatacctagaggtgtgatgaaaaaattatttcactcaCAAAcccataatactcatcacacctctaagtattttgtgattggaaaatttagtaattccaaattataatggatgcaaattattaaatttttccaaaaagaagaagaagagtgttTGCGCGCTCGCATGAGCACGTGCTTAAATGCTAGTTTTTCTTAATGGGTTTTTGCCAGAATCATCTGATTGTTGGTGAGACGATATGGTCtattgggtttggtttttgattttgcTATTGCTCTTGCTCTGCGTTGCTTTTATGTTTAAATCAATTAAATCTTCAAATTAGATGATAAATCATTGGAAGTGATGCATGTCAGATGTTGCTCATGCAAAGTATTTTATTTACGATTTGTTACCAAAATAAATGAGTGGAAGAGATTAGAAATTTAGATCTTCATAATACGttctgtaaggacacaattcaagttcccaaacaACGACTgggagaaaatgggcttgaaaggcctttcttcacaatgaatttgtagaggatgggtttgtaatttagatttcaaggatggtttagacaattataaaaagaacgggctttgggcccaatggaacaaaacaaagaatcgtttgcaaagagtaagactgagaagtCGTCCTCGGATAATGTCCTCggatggtttataataatatttctcaagtttggatacaagtgttgattatcatttactattgattCTATCTCTTCTACTCAAAAAGTCCtccccttcttcgtatgcctttcctcctatttatatcttttttctttcccttcatcaccttccactttcctggttgcaatcctcatttttggatacttgtcccatccattcttccctaaagcccgctgggattagggaccaagttccaagctcgatgttcaggtcccatccttccatctatacacaGCCGTATCAATTTACgtagcttttaatgtatgggcggtggtagcaaactttatttttagacattccaccgttctttctatcgccctccacgtatactgtgcatccccataattgtaggactctttataatataacccaagGATACTAAACTTCtgttcctatgtcctcggctttgTAAtctgaggacaaatctactcctcggacgtatttggatatttaaatagtccacgaccattttgatgtcttcggattttgggtttccagcccaaaatacttcgttgggccatccttcatatactattgggcccaatacccctacaatagcccctcgagtttctttattttttcacctcgggagaaaaatagaatctcGACTTAAAAAGACCCTTTTACCCTGCAGAatttttggcaatattgttgacagaaataacttctgaatcacccatcgcgtgttcccaatgcttcggtatgcgaaacgcccccgaattgattgttggcgcttctatgtcccccacgttttattaatatgacacatatccaacggtcgagagcgaaGCCtcgttgaggcgggaattcgcccgctttaaAACACCTTTccgacatataaatactaattttcttcaaaattcttcacactacaaAACCTCATAACGTACCCTGCCATACTTttcatctccccgtactctctctcgTCTATCAAGTAccgtccgaggtgaccgtgctttcttccttttttttaaaagtaagttcttcaatactcgcCCTCCTTATcgccttttgtttcttttgtttcttttctttcccatcttctcttttcaatcgtctttcatcctcggcataGTTATTTTTCTCCAcacccccttttttcaaaaagaatgggtagatttgcgtccttggtggattcaaacgaaaaaatagaacagctttaaggttaagtacaaaattccctgatgtatccattaggtaccgtaacgaggaagagtattatacaaaaagaaaaacgggggaagttgtaatcccgatgattgctttcatcgaagggggaatgaaaatccccatgggaaccgtgactagggattatcttagggcttttaggttGGCTCCCACCCAAAGgtgccccaaatgtctttaggatcttaggttccatagatgctttaaatgagaagatgaacctagggctcactcaccacgacgtgaactgggtttataacctccatcacctaagcaaaaaagatgaatattacctaaagtctagaCACCCAGAAGtcaggctaattcaatgtccgttcgaatcaaataagggcctaaaaatgACTTCACGATCATATcgggaaattggcacgacggcctcccccgtccgacaagggaagggactccggtgaagtttcttttacatactattatttttcgtctttttacttactcttacccacttttacttggataaatctgcagatccacacgcagcggatcgtcatcctaaccttgtggatttcgggcgattggataggatcctacaagccgagATCTTCGTGCACACCGACGGTCAACTCCgtgcggctcatctgatcctcggctacactccaatatcaaaagcttttcaggcgccgaagtgcgtgattaaagcccgcgatcctcgtcttcctcggattagcaTTGCTGTGGAGGGTTTTTTGCTACcggggactaccattcctcaaggtattttggtcacccaaccaatccaaccgccACCATTTGTTCCAAActtgggattcccacagttcctttctccacaaatTTAACCTTCCGTGAAGCCGCATCTTCCTACCTCaccgtaaaggaagaagaagaagaagaagaggttgACGTACTCgcattccgaggacgagtttgaggttttaACCAACTCTACTCTCCCcgaagattcaactt
This genomic stretch from Castanea sativa cultivar Marrone di Chiusa Pesio chromosome 9, ASM4071231v1 harbors:
- the LOC142609738 gene encoding cell division cycle 20.1, cofactor of APC complex-like isoform X1, whose product is MDFDYAHYMLTEGRKDKEIPPASSPSREAYRKHLAETFNMNRTRILAFKDKPPASVELFPPHFFSSALQNKTAKPRRHIPQTSERTLDAPDIVDDYYLNLLDWGSSNVLAIALGNTVYLWDASNGSTSELVTIDDEDGPVTSVNWAPDGQHIAIGLNNSEVQLWDSTANRQLRTLRGGHRLRVGSLAWNNHILTTGGMDGLIINNDVRVRSHIVETYRGHEQEVCGLKWSPSGRQLASGGNDNRLFIRDRSMASSNAATQWLHRLEEHTSAVKALAWCPFQSNLLASGGGGDDRSIKFWNTHTGACLNSVDTGSQVCALLWNKNERELLSSHGFSQNQLTLWKYPSMVKTAELTGHASRVLFMAQSPDGCTVATAAADETLKFWNVFGAPQVAKPAPKANPEPFSHVTRIR
- the LOC142609738 gene encoding cell division cycle 20.1, cofactor of APC complex-like isoform X2 gives rise to the protein MDFDYAHYMLTEGRKDKEIPPASSPSREAYRKHLAETFNMNRTRILAFKDKPPASVELFPPHFFSSALQNKTAKPRRHIPQTSERTLDAPDIVDDYYLNLLDWGSSNVLAIALGNTVYLWDASNGSTSELVTIDDEDGPVTSVNWAPDGQHIAIGLNNSEVQLWDSTANRQLRTLRGGHRLRVGSLAWNNHILTTGGMDGLIINNDVRVRSHIVETYRGHEQEVCGLKWSPSGRQLASGGNDNRLFIRDRSMASSNAATQWLHRLEEHTSAVKALAWCPFQSNLLASGGGGDDRSIKFWNTHTGACLNSVDTGSQVCALLWNKNERELLSSHGFSQNQLTLWKYPSMVKTAELTEPRWLHSGNSSSR